A single region of the Gracilibacillus caseinilyticus genome encodes:
- a CDS encoding FAD-binding oxidoreductase, which produces MMWKDKLMQLIGEENVIVKQAAVDRLSKDFYWYSPVLHEQLRDKVADCAVAPKTIEELKTIVQFAVENRIPLTPRGAGTGNYGQGVPLFGGIVLDLTRLNQIVEVNDTTVKVQAGVKMGILEKTLRKEEKELRIFPSTFMKSTVGGFLCGGSGGIGSIRWGNLWDGNVLEVTIITIEEEPRILNVSGEEMHDYIHNYGTTGILVEAVLPIEPKTEWSQFIVSFTTFQQAVLFCDELAHNEAITKRLLSVCEWPIPAHFQQLKKHLTEDKSIAMLEIAEPAVPLLHELIDKYSGEVSFTISSDKYHKGLKVSDFTWNHATLWAHKHGENITYLQARFDPQRVFEQMRLIREKFELEVQFHFEFMKNKGKVTSGSLPIVEYKSKERLYEIIDFFEENGVSVNDPHTYLLGSGGYNLRMKEIETLKKQNDPYDLLNKGKIPKDEKMELMN; this is translated from the coding sequence ATGATGTGGAAAGACAAGCTGATGCAGTTGATAGGTGAAGAGAATGTGATTGTGAAACAAGCGGCGGTCGATCGGTTATCTAAAGATTTCTACTGGTACTCTCCTGTATTACACGAACAATTACGAGATAAGGTGGCGGATTGTGCGGTAGCGCCCAAAACAATCGAAGAACTGAAAACAATTGTGCAATTTGCAGTGGAAAATCGCATACCATTGACACCTCGAGGAGCGGGAACTGGTAATTACGGTCAAGGCGTGCCATTGTTTGGTGGTATTGTGCTTGATTTGACTAGGTTAAATCAGATTGTGGAAGTGAACGACACAACGGTTAAGGTTCAAGCTGGTGTCAAAATGGGAATATTAGAAAAAACGTTACGAAAAGAAGAGAAAGAACTCCGGATTTTTCCGAGTACGTTTATGAAGTCAACGGTAGGAGGCTTTCTTTGCGGAGGATCTGGAGGAATTGGTTCGATTCGCTGGGGAAATTTGTGGGACGGCAATGTGTTGGAAGTTACGATTATCACCATAGAGGAAGAGCCGCGAATTCTAAACGTTTCAGGTGAAGAGATGCATGATTACATCCATAACTATGGTACGACAGGTATATTGGTTGAAGCGGTTCTTCCGATAGAGCCGAAGACAGAGTGGTCACAATTTATTGTATCTTTCACTACTTTTCAGCAGGCAGTGCTCTTCTGTGACGAACTGGCACATAATGAAGCGATCACAAAACGACTCTTGTCTGTTTGTGAATGGCCGATACCCGCACATTTTCAACAGCTTAAAAAACATTTAACAGAAGATAAGTCGATAGCTATGCTGGAAATAGCCGAACCAGCTGTTCCGCTCTTACATGAGCTGATCGACAAATATAGCGGTGAAGTGAGTTTTACGATATCGTCGGATAAGTATCATAAAGGCTTGAAGGTGTCAGATTTCACTTGGAATCACGCCACGTTGTGGGCGCACAAACACGGAGAAAATATCACATACTTGCAAGCGCGATTTGATCCGCAAAGAGTATTCGAGCAAATGCGTCTGATTAGGGAAAAATTTGAGTTAGAGGTCCAATTTCATTTTGAATTTATGAAGAATAAAGGGAAAGTAACATCAGGTTCCTTGCCAATTGTCGAGTATAAGTCGAAAGAGCGATTGTATGAAATTATTGACTTTTTTGAAGAGAATGGTGTCAGTGTCAATGATCCACATACCTATTTGCTCGGGTCTGGTGGTTATAATTTGCGAATGAAAGAAATTGAAACATTGAAAAAGCAAAATGATCCATATGATTTGTTAAACAAAGGTAAGATTCCAAAAGATGAAAAAATGGAACTAATGAACTGA
- a CDS encoding ABC transporter permease — MENAQTKQLEMKSETVKAKKVNLQFLQTWLPPIIAFVLFIAIWQFGVLLMQIPPYILPKPTDVLSATVENWDRLWASASTTILESVLGFVFSVFIGVSAAIVMASSKLLERSLYPYAILLQTIPIVAIAPIIVIWFGSGMNAIVIIAFTIGFFPMLSNTLIGLNATDRGMMDLMSLYHASKWQIMWKIRIPAALPYIIAGLKISCTLAIIGAIVGEYIAGIGGGDGGLGYAITVASTTMEIPYLFACGIAASLLGIIFFLLVNLLSKMLLGSWHESEMKKDS, encoded by the coding sequence ATGGAGAATGCACAAACAAAACAATTAGAAATGAAGAGTGAAACGGTTAAAGCAAAGAAAGTCAATTTGCAGTTTCTTCAGACCTGGCTCCCCCCGATTATTGCCTTTGTTCTCTTTATCGCTATTTGGCAATTTGGTGTTCTATTGATGCAAATACCTCCGTACATTTTGCCGAAACCAACTGACGTTCTATCCGCAACAGTAGAGAATTGGGACAGATTATGGGCATCAGCATCCACTACGATTCTTGAGTCGGTGCTCGGTTTTGTGTTTAGTGTCTTCATTGGGGTATCAGCAGCGATTGTGATGGCCAGTTCAAAATTATTAGAGCGAAGTTTATACCCCTATGCCATTCTGTTACAGACGATTCCGATTGTTGCGATTGCGCCGATTATTGTGATCTGGTTTGGTTCAGGGATGAATGCGATTGTGATTATTGCGTTTACCATTGGTTTCTTCCCCATGCTGTCGAATACTTTGATTGGCTTAAATGCGACGGATCGCGGAATGATGGATTTAATGAGTCTGTATCATGCATCCAAATGGCAAATCATGTGGAAAATTCGCATTCCAGCAGCACTGCCATATATTATTGCTGGTTTGAAAATATCCTGTACGTTAGCGATTATTGGCGCTATCGTTGGTGAATATATAGCGGGTATTGGGGGAGGTGATGGTGGTCTGGGTTATGCGATCACTGTAGCATCGACAACAATGGAAATACCGTATTTATTTGCTTGCGGGATAGCAGCGTCCTTGTTGGGTATTATATTTTTCTTATTGGTCAACCTGCTCTCCAAAATGCTATTAGGTTCATGGCATGAGTCCGAAATGAAAAAAGATAGTTAA
- a CDS encoding ABC transporter substrate-binding protein: protein MHKTIWNKTLILLMVMFLLLLAACGGEESSEAEADTEPAEETPDTEEEEAVSLGEASLVTNWFAQPEHGGNYAALEEGFYAEEGIEMSIEPGGPQISATQLVASGKMDFGYTSGEDILNARDKGIPLVAIGAIFQVSPYVLISHADAGVEDFEDLEGMTTITAPGVGYWEYIKKSYELDEVKELSYTGQLSTFIEDPDAVTQGYITSEPYVLDQQGVENNYLRIHDSGFQPYSNVIFTTEDVMEEKPELVKAFMAATVKGWEAYRDDPVKYKEILKEYNPDLTDGLMDFGAKEQEELIFGGDAEEHGFGYMTEERWASLQEQMLDLGIVTNDEDPTNFFTTEFLPMEE, encoded by the coding sequence ATGCATAAAACGATTTGGAATAAAACGCTAATATTGTTAATGGTAATGTTTCTTTTGTTGCTGGCTGCTTGTGGTGGCGAGGAAAGTTCAGAGGCAGAAGCGGATACAGAACCTGCTGAAGAAACGCCGGATACAGAGGAAGAAGAAGCGGTCAGTTTAGGTGAGGCGTCTTTAGTAACGAACTGGTTTGCTCAGCCTGAACATGGTGGGAATTATGCAGCGTTAGAAGAAGGCTTTTATGCAGAAGAAGGAATCGAAATGTCTATTGAACCAGGTGGACCGCAAATTTCAGCAACCCAGCTGGTAGCTTCAGGCAAAATGGATTTCGGTTATACGTCTGGTGAAGATATTCTGAATGCTCGCGACAAAGGGATCCCGTTAGTAGCAATCGGAGCGATTTTCCAAGTCAGCCCTTATGTACTTATTTCGCATGCAGATGCTGGTGTAGAGGATTTTGAAGACCTCGAAGGTATGACCACCATCACTGCTCCAGGTGTCGGATATTGGGAGTATATTAAAAAATCTTATGAACTAGATGAAGTGAAGGAATTATCCTATACCGGACAGTTGAGTACATTTATTGAGGATCCTGATGCTGTAACACAAGGCTATATCACATCTGAACCATATGTGTTAGATCAGCAAGGGGTCGAAAATAATTATTTACGTATTCATGATTCCGGATTCCAACCTTATTCCAATGTTATTTTCACGACGGAAGATGTTATGGAAGAAAAACCAGAGCTTGTCAAAGCATTTATGGCAGCAACGGTAAAAGGTTGGGAAGCATATCGTGACGATCCTGTGAAATACAAGGAAATCTTAAAAGAATATAACCCTGATTTAACTGATGGATTAATGGATTTTGGTGCCAAAGAGCAGGAAGAACTTATTTTCGGCGGCGATGCTGAAGAACATGGATTTGGTTATATGACAGAAGAACGTTGGGCGAGTTTACAAGAGCAAATGCTCGATTTAGGAATTGTTACAAACGATGAGGATCCAACTAATTTCTTTACGACAGAATTTTTACCGATGGAGGAATAA
- a CDS encoding amidohydrolase family protein — protein sequence MNESITLFNASLPLQEVGQLYSITIRDGVYQKVEEQSGFVKREGLSFRELENDFSQVKDVDAEGRIVLPSFVDMHTHLDKAYSLKEVPNKSGTLFEAIENYHQKAHTFTPEMIKQRVYRQALESLSYGTTHIRTHVNFELDISPQLALDKLAAVIEVKEALRDVLTIQIVPMLSDVASCTKEQYEVIQQAIDLGIDGIGGAPHLRANPEENIDALMRLAVDNGKFLDLHVDENDDPNVCTIEPLIKKTIAYNMQGQVTAGHLCSLAAMNHEKANRLIEGMAEASIHAVTLPGANMYLQGRFDQGVVRRGVTRIKELINGGVTIATASDNVHDPFHPFGRGDLVQIGLLTAYAGHLASETELLHLLRMMTTMPGRIFGLEHEIKEGAMADFVVVDSTDMYDLFASMAPTRYLFRKDRWLNGFKTVRMINDPFLEDKWKSMEAASVKI from the coding sequence ATGAACGAGTCGATCACTTTATTTAATGCGTCACTGCCATTACAAGAAGTCGGTCAGTTGTACAGTATTACTATTCGTGATGGTGTGTATCAGAAAGTGGAAGAGCAATCAGGTTTCGTAAAACGTGAAGGCTTATCGTTTCGGGAGTTAGAAAATGATTTCTCGCAAGTCAAGGATGTTGATGCAGAGGGAAGAATCGTTCTTCCCTCTTTTGTTGATATGCATACACATTTGGATAAAGCCTACTCGTTGAAAGAAGTACCTAATAAATCGGGCACTTTGTTTGAAGCGATCGAAAACTATCATCAGAAAGCACATACGTTTACGCCTGAAATGATCAAGCAGCGAGTATATCGTCAGGCGCTTGAATCATTATCATATGGAACCACTCATATTCGCACGCATGTTAATTTTGAGTTGGATATAAGTCCTCAGCTGGCTCTAGATAAACTTGCGGCTGTGATCGAAGTGAAAGAAGCGTTGCGGGATGTGTTAACCATTCAAATTGTGCCGATGCTGTCTGATGTAGCTTCGTGTACAAAAGAACAATATGAGGTTATTCAACAGGCAATCGATTTAGGGATTGATGGAATTGGCGGTGCCCCTCATTTAAGAGCAAATCCAGAAGAAAATATCGATGCACTGATGCGTTTAGCGGTGGACAATGGGAAATTTTTGGATTTGCATGTCGATGAGAACGATGACCCAAATGTTTGTACAATTGAACCGCTAATTAAAAAAACGATTGCATACAACATGCAAGGACAAGTAACGGCAGGTCATTTGTGCTCGTTAGCAGCGATGAACCACGAAAAGGCTAATAGATTAATAGAGGGAATGGCGGAAGCGTCGATACATGCTGTTACATTACCAGGCGCCAACATGTATTTGCAAGGTAGGTTTGATCAGGGGGTGGTTCGCAGAGGAGTAACAAGAATTAAGGAATTAATAAATGGTGGCGTTACGATAGCAACGGCATCTGATAATGTTCATGATCCATTTCATCCTTTCGGTCGAGGTGACCTGGTTCAAATTGGTTTGTTGACCGCCTATGCAGGGCACTTGGCGAGTGAAACAGAGCTGTTGCATTTGCTGCGCATGATGACAACCATGCCTGGCAGGATTTTTGGTTTGGAGCATGAAATCAAGGAAGGTGCAATGGCAGATTTTGTTGTGGTAGATTCAACTGATATGTATGACTTGTTTGCCAGTATGGCACCGACTCGGTATCTATTTAGGAAAGATCGGTGGCTTAATGGTTTCAAAACCGTTCGCATGATCAATGATCCGTTTTTAGAAGATAAGTGGAAGTCTATGGAGGCGGCCTCGGTAAAGATTTAG
- a CDS encoding amidohydrolase family protein, protein MFDTVINNVRLLNMDDVVNVGINDGRFAKIAEEKMTGQTTWNGRGFYLLPPFVETHTHMDTVLTAGSPRFNLSGTLFEAIEVWQERKQNLTVEDVFDRACQALQQLLSYGVLFVRAAVDISDSELTALQALVKVKKYFTGKIDLEIIAFPQDGLMASPDNQKRMRQALEWGADLVSAAPHLEPTREKGIESLRFCFQLAQEWNKAIHIFCDEVDDEHSRFLEVVADLAISKKYDLVTVSHANALAYYNDVYASKVIRLVQQANITVVACPLVNSMMQGRADRYPKGRGMTRVKQLHDAGVNVCMAHDDIRTPFYPLGTGNILQAAHLGLHLAHMSGQQDLHDVVQMITVNGATCLDIHDRYGIEEGKPANGVVLPANDLAILLSEQPKPMYVFRNGELLSETDPVETTFYYEKMTT, encoded by the coding sequence ATGTTTGACACAGTAATCAATAATGTTCGTTTATTGAATATGGATGATGTGGTAAATGTCGGGATAAACGATGGCAGATTTGCGAAAATTGCAGAAGAGAAAATGACGGGACAAACAACATGGAATGGACGTGGCTTCTATTTGTTACCACCCTTTGTTGAAACACATACCCATATGGATACGGTGTTGACTGCTGGTTCCCCCCGTTTTAATCTATCGGGAACATTGTTTGAGGCGATTGAAGTGTGGCAGGAGCGCAAGCAGAATCTTACGGTAGAAGATGTTTTCGATAGAGCTTGTCAGGCATTACAGCAATTATTATCTTATGGGGTGTTGTTTGTTAGAGCGGCAGTCGATATTTCAGATTCGGAGTTAACGGCGTTGCAAGCTTTGGTTAAGGTTAAGAAATACTTTACTGGAAAAATAGATTTGGAAATTATCGCATTCCCGCAAGATGGATTAATGGCGAGTCCGGACAACCAGAAGCGAATGCGCCAAGCGTTGGAGTGGGGTGCTGATTTAGTCAGTGCTGCCCCGCATTTGGAACCAACTAGAGAAAAAGGAATAGAGTCCCTGCGGTTTTGTTTTCAGCTGGCGCAAGAATGGAACAAAGCGATTCATATTTTTTGTGATGAAGTGGATGATGAGCATTCCCGTTTTTTAGAGGTGGTTGCTGACCTGGCTATAAGTAAGAAATATGACCTGGTGACAGTCAGTCACGCTAATGCGTTAGCTTATTACAATGATGTCTATGCCAGCAAAGTGATACGCTTGGTGCAACAAGCGAATATAACCGTAGTGGCTTGTCCACTTGTGAATAGTATGATGCAGGGCCGTGCTGATCGTTATCCCAAAGGTCGAGGAATGACGCGAGTTAAGCAGTTGCATGATGCAGGTGTAAATGTCTGCATGGCTCACGATGATATTCGTACTCCGTTCTATCCGTTAGGTACAGGTAATATTCTGCAGGCGGCACACCTAGGTTTGCATTTAGCGCATATGTCTGGACAACAAGACCTTCATGATGTCGTGCAAATGATTACGGTAAATGGGGCGACTTGTTTGGATATTCATGATCGTTACGGTATTGAAGAAGGGAAGCCGGCTAATGGGGTCGTGTTACCTGCTAACGATTTAGCGATTTTACTTAGTGAGCAGCCAAAGCCGATGTATGTATTCAGAAATGGCGAGCTGCTGTCCGAAACTGATCCCGTCGAAACAACATTTTATTATGAAAAGATGACAACATAA
- a CDS encoding NAD(P)-binding domain-containing protein encodes MSLEELGNRVKQDLAYLNIPEKTWIPSATHNGKHIYDVVIIGSGQSGLGAAFGLIREKITNILVIDENSEGLEGPWDTYARMTTLRTPKHLTSIDIGIPSLTFRSWWEAQYGEAEWNTLDKIPKGEWMNYLRWYRQVLDLPVQNNTQLQLIEPLQQEKLHQLHLTTNKQADTVIARKVILATGIQGGGQWFVPPFIKNHLSRHVFAHTSESIDFTTLKDKKIAILGGGASAFDNAHHTLKKGVKEAHVFVRRSEMPRINPIRQMEGSGMIDRFHTFTDAQKYQVMAHFFKHNQPPTNDTFTKANACQGFSLHTGETWLAVEEGSEGVIVTTNKREYTFDFLIISTGLRSDPALRPELRLVEPYIFRWRDYYQAPQHLCNEQLDAHPYLSPGFAFQSKALKGQKQLHGLFSFNYAALISCGLSASAISGLRFAIPKLAAAVADQLFEDHHQQSLDAFFSYDEEEFVADRETATENQKAMT; translated from the coding sequence ATGAGTCTAGAGGAGCTTGGCAATCGGGTGAAACAAGATCTTGCTTATCTTAATATACCTGAAAAAACGTGGATACCGTCCGCTACACATAACGGCAAGCATATCTATGATGTGGTCATTATTGGTTCTGGGCAAAGCGGCCTCGGGGCAGCGTTTGGTCTGATCCGGGAAAAAATCACCAATATTCTGGTTATAGACGAGAATTCAGAAGGATTGGAGGGTCCTTGGGATACGTATGCCAGAATGACGACACTTCGAACGCCGAAACATTTAACATCTATCGACATTGGAATTCCTTCCTTAACATTCCGATCCTGGTGGGAAGCGCAATACGGAGAAGCAGAATGGAACACACTGGACAAAATACCTAAAGGTGAATGGATGAATTATCTGCGCTGGTATCGCCAAGTATTGGACTTACCTGTGCAAAATAATACACAATTACAACTAATTGAACCACTGCAGCAAGAGAAACTGCATCAGCTCCACCTCACCACGAATAAACAAGCAGATACAGTAATAGCAAGAAAGGTTATCTTGGCTACCGGCATCCAAGGTGGCGGACAATGGTTTGTCCCACCTTTCATTAAAAATCATCTATCCAGACATGTTTTTGCACACACTTCTGAATCAATAGATTTCACGACACTAAAAGATAAAAAGATTGCTATTCTTGGAGGTGGAGCATCTGCTTTCGATAATGCCCATCACACTTTAAAAAAAGGGGTCAAAGAAGCACACGTTTTTGTTCGCCGTTCCGAAATGCCCAGGATAAATCCTATTCGGCAAATGGAAGGCTCCGGTATGATCGACCGTTTTCATACGTTTACGGATGCACAAAAATATCAGGTGATGGCACATTTCTTTAAACACAATCAACCACCAACTAATGACACCTTCACAAAAGCAAATGCTTGTCAAGGATTCTCGTTACATACGGGGGAGACATGGCTTGCTGTAGAAGAAGGAAGCGAAGGAGTAATCGTAACAACTAATAAAAGGGAATATACCTTTGACTTTCTTATCATTAGTACAGGATTACGTTCAGATCCTGCACTCCGGCCTGAGCTCCGCCTGGTAGAACCATATATATTCAGATGGCGAGACTACTATCAGGCACCACAACACCTCTGCAATGAACAGCTAGATGCGCATCCTTATCTTAGTCCTGGCTTCGCTTTTCAAAGTAAAGCATTAAAGGGGCAAAAACAGTTACACGGATTATTTTCATTTAATTATGCGGCATTAATCAGCTGCGGACTTTCCGCCTCTGCTATATCAGGATTGCGTTTTGCCATCCCAAAACTGGCAGCAGCAGTAGCAGACCAGCTCTTCGAAGACCATCACCAGCAATCACTGGACGCCTTCTTCTCCTACGATGAAGAAGAATTTGTTGCAGATCGTGAAACAGCAACAGAAAACCAAAAAGCAATGACATAA
- a CDS encoding XdhC family protein, whose protein sequence is MDDIHGILQAVSTHDVEGSVIATIVDVQGSAYKKEGAMMLISPDGLQTGMLSAGCLEEDLAGRIKHFGVGRQAELLTYDMRAEHDLLWGQGSGCNGVIQILVEPVNRALVFHLNKIKDLLDKGRTITVWKELPAENNQMNYLYQSDEEHFGHVNQDDGFLHVTKNASYVSGEKGVKKLGETKKRIYCDCYKPKSRLLIFGAGDDAKPLVSLADQSGFIVDLADWREAFCDKQRFPEVRHFYVGFPNELQQQLKLKSSDFVILLTHNFQRDKELLAFLKNEPLRYLGILGSAKRTKRLLGGQEAPANLFSPIGLTIDAEGPNEIAVSIVAELIQQRKKQWSEEVSIRETS, encoded by the coding sequence ATGGATGATATTCATGGGATTTTACAAGCTGTTAGTACTCATGATGTCGAAGGTTCAGTCATTGCAACGATCGTGGATGTGCAAGGATCTGCTTATAAAAAGGAAGGAGCTATGATGCTTATTTCACCTGATGGATTACAAACTGGCATGTTAAGTGCGGGGTGCCTGGAAGAAGACCTGGCAGGAAGAATCAAGCATTTTGGGGTTGGTAGACAAGCGGAGTTGTTAACCTATGATATGCGAGCGGAACATGACCTGCTGTGGGGACAGGGATCAGGGTGTAATGGTGTCATACAAATACTAGTAGAACCTGTTAATCGTGCTTTGGTATTCCACTTAAATAAAATTAAAGATCTTTTAGATAAAGGAAGGACGATTACGGTTTGGAAGGAGCTTCCTGCAGAAAATAACCAAATGAATTACCTTTATCAATCAGACGAGGAACATTTTGGTCATGTGAATCAGGATGACGGTTTTCTGCATGTGACGAAAAATGCCTCGTATGTATCTGGAGAAAAAGGTGTAAAGAAGTTGGGAGAAACAAAGAAACGTATTTATTGTGACTGCTATAAGCCGAAATCACGTCTTCTTATTTTTGGTGCTGGTGATGATGCAAAACCATTAGTATCACTTGCTGACCAAAGTGGCTTCATAGTTGATTTAGCGGATTGGCGTGAAGCATTTTGCGATAAGCAGCGTTTTCCTGAAGTCCGGCATTTCTATGTTGGTTTTCCGAATGAATTACAGCAACAGCTAAAACTGAAATCTTCTGATTTTGTCATTCTATTAACCCACAATTTTCAGCGAGACAAAGAACTATTAGCCTTCCTTAAGAACGAGCCGCTGCGATATTTGGGTATATTGGGATCTGCCAAGCGAACAAAAAGATTGCTTGGTGGACAGGAGGCCCCTGCGAATTTATTTTCGCCAATCGGATTAACGATTGATGCAGAAGGTCCAAACGAAATAGCAGTCAGTATAGTCGCGGAGTTAATTCAGCAACGGAAAAAACAATGGAGTGAAGAGGTATCGATTCGTGAAACCAGTTAA
- a CDS encoding nucleotidyltransferase family protein produces the protein MKPVNVTGVLLAAGNSKRMGESKLHLPIGESTVGSESLLKALSSHVDTVLVVVQQQDCLDWMTEEVKVQQDKFQIVRCKKACLGQSYSIKAGIRQAKQDQADGAVIMLGDQPFLQVDIINDLVDTFRANLERHLDVQYIAASYADILQPPILFRSALFKSLLSIQGDQGARSILKAIHHQGDRKQYRDWKSFYDIDTKDDYQWAKKLVEKH, from the coding sequence GTGAAACCAGTTAATGTAACAGGAGTACTTTTAGCGGCGGGAAACAGTAAACGTATGGGTGAAAGTAAACTGCATTTACCAATTGGCGAAAGCACAGTAGGAAGTGAATCATTGCTGAAAGCATTGTCTTCACATGTGGACACAGTCCTTGTTGTAGTGCAGCAACAAGATTGTCTCGATTGGATGACAGAAGAAGTGAAAGTGCAACAGGATAAATTCCAAATTGTACGTTGTAAGAAAGCTTGTCTCGGTCAATCCTATTCTATTAAAGCAGGGATTCGGCAGGCGAAACAGGATCAGGCGGATGGAGCCGTAATCATGTTAGGAGATCAGCCCTTTCTGCAAGTGGATATTATTAATGATCTGGTGGATACTTTCAGGGCAAATCTAGAACGCCATTTAGATGTTCAATATATCGCTGCTAGTTACGCAGATATATTGCAGCCACCTATTTTGTTCCGATCCGCCTTGTTTAAAAGTCTGTTAAGTATTCAAGGTGACCAGGGAGCAAGATCGATTCTGAAGGCCATACACCATCAGGGGGACCGGAAACAATATCGCGATTGGAAGAGTTTTTATGATATCGACACGAAGGATGATTATCAATGGGCAAAGAAATTGGTGGAGAAACATTAA
- a CDS encoding FAD binding domain-containing protein encodes MGKEIGGETLTEPSVVKVWKPASIEEAAMIKRRRKQSAAYIAGGTLLQLQKEQGTPLPSHLIRLDQLTTFSNIEDKEDSVEIGAFVTLAECVQHRWFEGQARLLQEAANGVASPAVRNRGTIGGNIAYGIGDTIPALLALDCDITWMDEEQKLTTSLWYFLQYARKEMALILSIQIPKQLSSAKRHAFYQKVGRRESFIPSLVTAAIVCERNYRGEIDHIRMAVAGGSSQPVRLENCEAYLIGQTVTTQCLDELHERIMDEFLPASDPFVSKQYKQIVAANLMTAELAKFIEK; translated from the coding sequence ATGGGCAAAGAAATTGGTGGAGAAACATTAACAGAACCATCTGTAGTTAAAGTATGGAAGCCGGCAAGTATAGAGGAAGCGGCTATGATAAAAAGACGAAGGAAGCAAAGTGCTGCCTATATTGCCGGTGGTACGTTGCTTCAATTACAAAAAGAACAAGGCACGCCACTTCCTTCCCACTTGATTCGGCTTGATCAATTAACGACATTTTCAAACATTGAGGATAAAGAAGACAGCGTCGAAATTGGCGCTTTTGTAACATTAGCAGAATGTGTACAACATCGATGGTTTGAAGGGCAAGCCAGGCTGCTGCAGGAAGCTGCTAATGGGGTAGCTTCCCCTGCTGTCAGAAATAGAGGTACGATTGGCGGGAATATCGCTTACGGTATTGGCGATACTATCCCGGCTCTGTTGGCGCTTGATTGCGATATTACCTGGATGGACGAAGAACAGAAGCTTACGACTTCTTTATGGTATTTTTTGCAGTATGCTCGAAAGGAAATGGCGTTGATTCTATCTATTCAGATTCCAAAGCAATTATCCAGTGCGAAACGGCACGCCTTTTATCAAAAAGTGGGTAGGCGTGAATCGTTTATTCCTTCCTTAGTTACCGCAGCAATTGTTTGTGAAAGGAATTATCGAGGGGAAATCGATCACATCCGGATGGCGGTTGCAGGGGGAAGCAGTCAACCGGTTCGATTAGAGAACTGTGAGGCATATTTAATTGGGCAGACTGTCACGACGCAATGTCTTGATGAGCTTCATGAACGGATCATGGATGAATTTTTGCCTGCTTCAGACCCGTTTGTTTCAAAGCAGTATAAGCAAATCGTTGCTGCTAATCTGATGACAGCAGAATTGGCCAAGTTTATAGAGAAATAG
- a CDS encoding (2Fe-2S)-binding protein — translation MRLTDIIRNQLDRTGTKLSCGIGRCGACSVIIDGNLANSCLVMAYQIEGATISTIEGIWEEESLHPIQQAFLEEGGFQCGYCTPGMIMATKALLDQETDPSDEQIKTALSGNLCRCTGYGGIIRAVKKAQTMIR, via the coding sequence ATGCGCTTGACGGATATCATCCGAAATCAGCTAGACCGGACAGGAACGAAGCTGTCTTGCGGAATTGGCAGGTGTGGGGCGTGTTCCGTCATCATAGATGGCAATCTAGCAAACTCCTGCCTCGTCATGGCGTATCAAATAGAAGGGGCGACTATTTCGACGATAGAAGGAATTTGGGAGGAGGAGTCGCTTCACCCGATCCAGCAGGCGTTTCTGGAAGAGGGCGGATTCCAATGCGGCTATTGTACACCAGGAATGATCATGGCAACCAAAGCATTACTAGATCAAGAAACTGATCCATCCGATGAACAGATTAAAACGGCGTTGTCTGGTAATTTGTGTCGATGCACGGGATATGGTGGGATTATTCGTGCGGTGAAGAAGGCGCAGACGATGATAAGATGA